The Penaeus chinensis breed Huanghai No. 1 chromosome 29, ASM1920278v2, whole genome shotgun sequence genome window below encodes:
- the LOC125040528 gene encoding transcription elongation factor SPT6-like gives MSHFIDSEAEESEEEEEEYGEEEKKKLKKLKKSVEDSSEEEDEDEEMIQEENKGFINDDDDEEEDEGGSDSEVEGKRKRDDDDDDDLDGDNLDEDDLDLIEENIGVKLDRKKKFKRLKRIEDEDSDAEEEDVQGQIRREIFEGSGDEDDEEAAPAPQVPQQPETYASEEEEEESDGEGSFIVDDDGKPIAKTKKKAIFEDEGLEAARDIFGCDFDYGEFEQYEDYDEGEDEEEEDDDDYEEDEDVEGRERRHRRKERRKPIKKSIYEVFEPSELERGHLTDQDHEIRKSDVPERFQLRQIPVTRTRGEGDDRATDKELDQEAKWIYHHAFFKPYISNQEGRDEAKLRSRRDMNMIQKIYNALDLMRNSTCEVPFIAFYRKEEVQPELNIHDLWKVYRWDEKWCQLKRRKENLRSRFQMMSEFQGDLIMKDLDAPLPENVRMLKEEDIERMDELETSEQFNDCYKQFLLYYGKELPDMHEHMKAKNKERQNTVRATKKENEMEKDKENDEEVDKENEEVEDEPQQATEDTDALKKAVRRHEYELLRKAGIEALTKKFGLTPEQFGENLRDNYQRFDCEQCQEDPLKEAEEHISKMCSTPERVLEAAVRMVGWQLACEPLVRRTVREAYFERARISARPTPQGLKIVDEHHPLYPIKYLKDKPVTDLQGDQFLRLKCGVEDKLMTISLSDTIEGNTSLSYLDEMKQLYYRDEFSQVVQDWNDLRGRAVTFAFKRIIEDLKRELSQRLLQESKDHVIEQCCSKLYNWIKIAPYNPGDFSDEDEDDWDTSKGFRVFSIAYVPDLSQAAFGCCIDIDGDCCEYIRLPHLLKRRNAYNERDALAKENDIRRMQEFIIRRKPHVVAVSGESREGFMVKEDLIQILKDLEEQEQFPKINVEIIDNDLAHIYAMSKKGESDFLDYPPLLRQAISIGRRIQDPLIEFSQLCNADDELLNIKFHSLQDQINNAELLDSLYTEFVNRTNEVGVDLNRAVAYPYTQNLVQFVCGLGPRKANLLIKNMKQNNQRLENRNQLVVNFHMGPKVFINCAGFIKIDTNALGDSDNYIEVLDSTRIHPEAYDWARKMAVDALEYEDEEGKPAEALEEILETPERLSELDLEAFATELQNQGFGKKNTTLYDIRHELNHRYKDFRMPFRSPTPEEIFNILTKESPETFYVGKLVQVTVTNFIHRKPRGDQLDNANPVRNEDTGLWQCPFCLKNDFPELSEVWNHFDAGDCPGQAIGIRVRLDNGISGFISIKNLSDKTVTNPAERVKRNGIVLCRIMKIDPEKFSVELTSRTSDLQDRDGKWKAPKDAYYDYETEEKDMNSSRKKMDKKKTQYQKRVIAHPSFRNIDYNEAEKVMQHLEQGEVIIRPSSKGVDHLTATWKVTEGICQHIDIREQDKQNDFSLGQKLWIMNEEFEDLDEIIARYISPMAINVRQILEYKYYKESVMGDKNKASEILKEDKKKNPKTIPYLFSPRKDLPGKFMLSYLPRVKVIHEFVTVTPEGFKFRGRMQHPNLASLLKWFKVNFRRPAPSMGATPGMMSTRTPYMGGTTPNLMGVDASTIQKVAQNLNPHMLHNLSQAATNTPYGAHTPGAFSQGYSNYANTPYTPSGQTPFMTPYATPGPSTTPRYSGSQTPSYSSVGNRTPSHRPSTGHSSQPSRSTPSASSRSEQMDWKMAAAAWVQAKGGGGGGSARDAGRSTPRHHDGGRSTPRYSEPRDSRYASSSSYPDDGSRRTPRYDDRTPRPYHDYDNPRATPRSARSTPKTIHSPTNMSIGGDQTPLYDE, from the exons ATGTCACACTTCATAGATTCAGAggcagaggagagtgaggaggaagaggaggagtatggggaggaggaaaagaagaaactcaAGAAACTCAAGAAATCTGTAGAAGACTCatcagaggaggaggatgaagatg AGGAAATGATCCAAGAGGAAAACAAAGGatttatcaatgatgatgatgatgaagaggaagatgaagggggatCAGACAGTGaagtggaaggaaaaagaaaacgagacgatgacgacgatgatgacttGGACGGAGACAACTTAGATGAGGATGATCTTGATCTCATTGAAGAAAATATAGGTGTGAAACTAGACAGAAAG AAAAAATTCAAACGTCTAAAGAGAATAGAAGATGAAGATTCAGATGCTGAGGAAGAGGACGTTCAGGGACAGATCAGGAGAGAAATCTTCGAGGGATCGGGTGAT GAGGACGATGAAGAGGCTGCCCCCGCCCCACAGGTCCCCCAGCAGCCTGAGACCTATGcctcggaagaggaagaagaagaatctgATGGTGAAGGAAGCTTCATTGTGGATGATGATGGCAAGCCCATCGCCAAGACAAAGAAGAAGGCCATCTTTGAGGACGAGGGTCTCGAGGCTGCAAGAGACATCTTCGGTTGTGACTTCGACTATGGAGAGTTTGAGCAGTATGAAG attatgatgaaggtgaagatgaagaggaggaagatgatgatgattatgaggaagacgaagatgttgaggggagagagagacggcatcGTAGAAAGGAACGCAGGAAGCCTATCAAGAAATCCATCTACGAG GTCTTCGAGCCTAGTGAACTTGAGCGAGGTCACCTCACAGACCAGGATCATGAAATCCGCAAGTCGGACGTCCCTGAAAGGTTCCAGCTACGGCAGATCCCTGTAACACGCACAAGAGGAGAGGGTGACGACCGCGCTACAGACAAGGAGCTCGATCAAGAGGCCAAGTGGATTTATCATCATGCATTCTTCAAGCCATATATATCAAACCAG GAAGGACGTGACGAAGCCAAGCTCCGCTCCCGCCGTGACATGAACATGATTCAGAAGATCTACAATGCCCTGGATCTGATGAGGAATTCCACGTGTGAGGTTCCCTTCATTGCCTTCTACAGGAAGGAGGAAGTCCAGCCGGAGCTGAACATTCACGACCTGTGGAAGGTCTACCGTTGGGATGAAAAG TGGTGTCAGCTGAAGCGCCGAAAGGAGAACCTGCGGTCAAGGTTCCAGATGATGTCGGAATTCCAGGGTGACCTGATCATGAAGGACCTCGATGCACCCCTTCCAGAGAATGTGAGGATGCTCAAGGAAGAGGATATTGAGAG AATGGATGAATTGGAGACCTCTGAGCAGTTTAATGATTGCTACAAGCAGTTCTTGCTTTACTATGGAAAGGAACTGCCTGACATGCATGAGCACATGAAGGCCAAGAACAAAGAAAGGCAGAATACAGTGCGTGCTACAAAG aaggaaaatgaaatggaaaaagacaaggaaaatgatgaagaggtagacaaagagaatgag gaagtggaggatgagcCACAACAAGCTACAGAGGACACTGATGCACTGAAGAAGGCAGTGAGGCGGCATGAGTACGAACTCCTAAGGAAAGCTGGCATTG AGGCATTGACCAAGAAGTTTGGTCTGACACCAGAACAGTTTGGTGAAAATTTGCGCGACAACTACCAGAGATTCGATTGTGAACAGTGCCAGGAGGACCCTCTCAAGGAGGCTGAGGAGCACATCTCAAA gatgtGTTCTACTCCTGAAAGAGTGTTGGAAGCTGCTGTGAGGATGGTTGGGTGGCAGTTAGCATGTGAACCCCTTGTCCGCCGTACAGTGCGTGAAGCGTATTTTGAGCGAGCAAGGATCAGTGCCAGACCTACCCCTCAGGGCCTAAAGATCGTAGACGAACACCACCCACTCTATCCCATCAAATACTTGAAGGACAAACCTGTCACAGACCTGCAGGGAGACCAGTTCCTGAGACTCAAGTGTGGGGTAGAGGATAAACTCATGACCATTAGTCTGTCTGACACCATTGAGGGCAATACCTCGCTGAGCTATTTGGACGAAATGAAGCAGTTGTACTATCGGGACGAGTTCTCCCAAGTGGTCCAAGACTGGAATGACTTGAGAGGGCGAGCAGTGACCTTTGCCTTCAAGAGGATTATAGAAGACCTGAAGAGAGAGCTGTCCCAGAGACTGCTGCAGGAGTCCAAGGACCATGTGATTGAGCAGTGCTGCAGCAAACTATACAACTGGATTAAGATCGCACCTTACAACCCTGGCGACTTCTCcgacgaggacgaggatgatTGGGATACCTCCAAGGGCTTCAGGGTCTTCTCCATCGCCTATGTGCCCGATCTGTCACAGGCTGCCTTTGGGTGCTGCATTGACATCGATGGAGATTGTTGTGAGTACATACGCCTTCCTCACTTGCTCAAGCGACGCAATGCCTACAATGAGAGGGATGCTCTTGCTAAGGAAAATGACATCAGGCGGATGCAGGAGTTCATCATTCGGCGCAAACCCCATGTAGTGGCTGTCAGCGGAGAGTCCAGGGAAGGCTTCATGGTCAAGGAAGACCTGATACAGATTTTAAAAGATCTGGAAGAGCAGGAGCAGTTCCCCAAGATCAATGTGGAGATTATTGACAATGACTTGGCCCACATTTATGCCATGTCCAAGAAGGGTGAGTCTGATTTCCTGGACTATCCTCCCCTGCTGCGACAGGCCATCTCCATTGGCCGCCGAATCCAAGATCCTCTAATCGAGTTTTCACAGTTATGCAATGCTGATGATGAGTTGCTCAATATAAAGTTCCATTCACTGCAAGATCAAATAAATAATGCTGAACTCCTTGATTCTTTGTACACTGAATTTGTTAATCGTACAAATGAAGTTGGTGTTGACTTGAATCGTGCTGTGGCTTACCCATATACTCAGAACTTAGTGCAGTTTGTGTGTGGCTTGGGACCTCGTAAAGCTAACCTTCTCATAAAGAACATGAAGCAGAATAATCAGCGTTTAGAGAATCGAAACCAGCTGGTGGTCAATTTCCACATGGGTCCCAAAGTATTTATTAATTGTGCCGGATTCATTAAAATTGACACCAATGCTCTAggagatagtgataattatattgaagTTCTCGATTCAACACGTATTCATCCAGAGGCATATGACTGGGCGAGAAAAATGGCAGTCGATGCCTTGGAGTATGAGGACGAGGAAGGCAAACCTGCAGAAGCTTTGGAAGAAATTTTAGAAACTCCTGAACGACTGAGTGAATTAGATTTAGAAGCTTTCGCGACTGAACTCCAGAACCAAGGCTTTGGTAAGAAGAACACAACCTTGTATGACATAAGACACGAGTTGAATCACAGATACAAGGACTTCAGGATGCCTTTCAGATCTCCCACTCCAGAGGAAATCTTCAACATCTTGACCAAAGAGTCCCCAGAAACATTTTATGTCGGAAAATTAGTGCAAGTGACAGTAACCAATTTCATCCACCGAAAGCCCAGAGGAGATCAGCTGGACAATGCCAACCCTGTCAGAAACGAAGATACGGGTCTCTGGCAGTGTCCATTCTGCCTGAAGAATGACTTCCCCGAGCTTAGTGAGGTGTGGAATCATTTTGATGCAGGGGATTGCCCTGGCCAGGCCATTGGCATCCGTGTACGCTTGGACAATGGGATATCTGGGTTTATTAGCATTAAGAATTTGTCAGACAAGACAGTGACTAATCCagcagagagagtgaagagaaatggCATTGTGTTGTGTCGCATCATGAAGATCGACCCAGAGAAGTTTTCGGTCGAACTTACCTCTCGAACCTCCGACCTTCAGGATCGCGATGGCAAGTGGAAGGCTCCTAAGGATGCATACTACGACTatgagacagaggagaaggacaTGAACAGCAGTAGGAAGAAAATGGACAAGAAGAAGACACAGTACCAGAAGCGTGTCATTGCTCATCCATCCTTCAGGAATATTGACTACAATGAAGCCGAGAAGGTGATGCAGCACCTCGAGCAAGGAgaggtcataatccggccctcGAGCAAGGGCGTCGATCACCTCACGGCGACGTGGAAGGTCACCGAAGGCATCTGCCAGCACATTGACATTCGGGAACAGGACAAGCAAAATGACTTCTCTCTCGGCCAGAAGTTGTGGATCATGAACGAAGAATTTGAGGATCTAGACGAAATCATTGCCAGATACATTTCGCCAATGGCGATAAACGTCCGCCAGATATTGGAATACAAGTATTACAAAGAATCCGTCATGGGCGACAAAAACAAGGCCTCCGAGATCTTGAAGGAGGACAAAAAGAAGAACCCCAAGACCATTCCCTATCTGTTTTCGCCGAGGAAGGACCTGCCGGGCAAGTTCATGCTGTCCTACCTGCCGCGCGTGAAGGTAATCCACGAGTTCGTGACGGTGACGCCCGAGGGCTTCAAGTTCCGCGGCCGGATGCAGCACCCCAACCTGGCGTCGCTCCTCAAGTGGTTCAAGGTGAACTTCCGGCGGCCCGCGCCCAGCATGGGGGCCACGCCGGGCATGATGTCCACGCGCACACCCTACATGGGTGGCACGACGCCCAACCTGATGGGCGTCGACGCCTCCACCATCCAGAAGGTGGCACAAAACCTCAACCCCCACATGCTGCACAACCTGTCTCAGGCAGCTACGAACACGCCCTACGGAGCGCACACCCCAGGGGCGTTTTCTCAAGGCTACTCCAATTACGCCAATACCCCGTACACGCCCTCCGGCCAGACGCCCTTCATGACGCCCTACGCCACGCCTGGCCCCTCTACCACCCCGCGCTACAGCGGCTCTCAGACGCCCTCGTACTCGAGCGTCGGAAACCGCACGCCCTCGCACCGCCCCTCCACCGGCCACAGCAGCCAGCCGTCGCGGTCCACGCCCTCCGCCAGCAGCCGCTCGGAGCAGATGGACTGGAAGATGGCGGCGGCCGCGTGGGTGCAGGccaagggcggcggcggcggcggcagcgccCGCGACGCAGGGAGGTCCACCCCGAGACACCACGACGGAGGGCGAAGCACGCCGCGCTACTCGGAGCCCCGCGACTCGCGCTACGCTTCGAGCTCCAGCTACCCCGACGACGGGTCGCGACGCACCCCGCGCTACGACGACCGCACGCCGCGCCCCTACCACGACTACGACAACCCGCGCGCCACGCCCCGCTCGGCGCGCTCCACGCCCAAGACCATCCACTCGCCCACCAACATGAGCATCGGGGGGGACCAGACGCCGCTCTACGACGAGTAG
- the LOC125040723 gene encoding exportin-6-like produces the protein MTTDQESLHALEGLMNEFFGPATTNVRKRDIETILSNFGQQRGAWKQCLYYVAHTRNSYVSMYCLTTLENIINKQWVGLMADERTEIRSTLYRFVLENHKVAPYYIRNKLVKLVVDIARLSWPHFYPDFFTNVLALARSPDTVILCIVFLQTISEELACPREELSYSRRTELRRLLSQQVPTMLSLLSSLLEGVVDKHKNAVTATPPPSPTHSHSHSPSRSGLSSSPIQTGTLLSNMFHNLESGTSSRTGWVLPPLDSESETVACLALNCLTHLFSWIPLSSLITPHLLNTIFLFASLGADPQHNKLHNGSLDNSFMSGDSLGVLAMGAINEIMSKNCVPHDFEDFLLQMFRNTFQLLQRLVRDEPNTTTSRLQLLDSSYIDKFSEFLRLFVSVHLRRFENNSQFPVLEFLSLLFRYTFHQHSVEAYFNCLDVWGIFLDHLSSKIIGAEDRNAVSRYEDALISLAQGILHKIQLRHNQAELEELDHEISEEISEGCESYYGEIGTSDEVSEWHSFFTRNLELLAKIADLLPDQIFTLVYDPWCETTKIYLTLQSNMVEQNGRRRLNISAEHECPRLHCLLRDLSSLLQAIGRFSTLFLGEELPKRSATAIQVIEKLVEMANFSTGLKLFEVETAVDVLHSDFVEVHAQVLSTLRAWVHWLSQLYGQQFVQVYPGGTQTHQHQDTCHTINKQMLVAATNVLNVGAPGLIVNCGVQLLLSLSVMVRSPVALEMNQVQSLYVQAPSVSSDVKVRRLLLRALVNFLLLPWPSFIVDHRLETRKHHLTTFINSFTSDVRKISVQTLADDKTMQESMAPKLCDTLSIIRYQVEELNSTDKASRELYYHCIQDIIHQAILLFPVYVQHASVCEEILALMVVVMQVLRVQLGPARVEATIQTFLDVFTTRHHLQLAISADNPAAVRVLEKFLKLLELIVSEPGQSFKRFIPNTITLCMDHIYPVVSERASPEVKGPLFELLRCLLEHNWKYFFRPSVHISLGAGNWDSIENEAQFIQIMQAFGQSFMQPDITIFKQNLEALEALNSKYKLYHKGVFRNSMLGQFITVLLQVLVHRSQDLLQEEITITVYNMASVDFNTFFSAFVVHFLQNMDGLDNDQRTTLKENFKTDTDLPTFTQNVQRFINDLRYYRTCNASLPPGTVKL, from the exons ATG ACCACAGATCAAGAATCACTCCATGCCCTAGAAGGGTTAATGAATGAATTCTTCGGTCCAGCCACAACCAATGTCAGAAAACGAGACATTGAGACCATCCTATCTAATTTTGGACAACAACGCGGGGCCTGGAAGCAATGTCTGTACTACGTAGCACACACCCGCAACTCTTATGTGTCTATGTACTGTCTCACCACCCTAGAG AACATCATCAACAAGCAATGGGTGGGCCTCATGGCAGACGAGAGAACCGAGATCCGGTCCACCCTCTATCGTTTCGTCTTGGAGAACCACAAGGTGGCCCCGTACTACATCCGCAACAAGCTCGTCAAATTGGTTGTAGATATCGCTCGCCTGTCGTGGCCTCATTTCTACCCTGATTTCTTCACCAATGTCTTAGCT TTAGCCAGAAGTCCAGACACAGTCATTTTGTGTATTGTGTTCCTCCAAACTATCAGTGAGGAATTAGCATGCCCCAGGGAAGAGCTGTCATATTCTCGGAGAACGGAACTGCGGCGGTTATTATCTCAGCAAGTCCCAACTATGCTTAGTCTTCTGTCTA GTTTATTGGAAGGTGTGgtagacaaacacaaaaatgccGTGACagcaacccctcctccctccccaacacactcCCACAGCCATTCCCCAAGCCGCTCTGGCCTCTCATCCTCTCCGATTCAGACAG GTACTTTGCTGAGCAACATGTTCCATAACCTGGAGAGTGGAACAAGTTCTCGCACGGGATGGGTCCTTCCCCCTCTTGACTCAGAAAGTGAAACCGTAGCGTGTCTGGCATTGAACTGTTTAACACACTTGTTCTCGTGgatccccctctcctcgctcatAACACCTCACCTGCTCAATACAATATTCCTTTTTGCTTCTTTAGGAGCTGACCCACAG cACAATAAGCTCCACAACGGATCCCTCGATAACAGTTTCATGTCTGGCGATTCCCTTGGTGTTCTAGCCATGGGTGCCATCAATGAGATCATGAGCAAGAACTGTGTGCCGCATGATTTTGAGGATTTTCTGCTCCAGATGTTCAGAAACACATTCCAGCTCCTGCAGAGGCTCGTGCGAGACGAGCCCAACACGACCACCTCACGGCTGCAATTGTTAGATTCAAG cTATATTGACAAATTCTCAGAGTTTCTGAGGCTATTTGTGAGCGTTCATCTTCGAAGATTTGAAAATAATTCACAGTTTCCAGTCCttgagtttctctctcttctcttccgatATACATTCCATCAGCATTCTGTCGAGGCCTATTTTAATTGCCTGGATGTGTGGGGCATCTTCCTAGACCATCTTTCATCCAAGATTATTGGTGCTGAGGACAGGAATGCAGTTTCAAG GTATGAAGATGCTTTGATATCACTTGCTCAAGGAATTCTGCACAAGATACAACTGAGACACAACCAG GCTGAACTAGAGGAGCTTGATCATGAGATCTCTGAGGAGATCTCGGAAGGCTGCGAGTCCTATTATGGAGAAATCGGTACTAGTGACGAAGTTTCTGAGTGGCATTCCTTCTTCACAAGGAACTTGGAGCTGTTGGCCAAGATTGCAGACTTGTTGCCCGACCAAATATTTACCTTAGTG TATGACCCTTGGTGTGAGACCACGAAAATATATCTTACCCTCCAATCAAACATGGTGGAACAGAATGGCAGACGGAGACTGAATATTTCAGCAGAGCACGAGTGTCCACGACTGCATTGCCTCTTACGGGATTTGTCCTCACTCCTCCAGGCGATTGGTCGATTTTCAACCCTTTTTTTAGGGGAAGAGCTGCCCAAGAGGTCGGCAACAGCTATACAAGTCATAGAGAA GCTTGTGGAAATGGCCAATTTCAGCACAGGCTTGAAGTTGTTTGAGGTGGAGACAGCAGTGGATGTCTTGCATTCAGACTTTGTGGAAGT ACATGCTCAGGTTCTGTCAACCCTACGAGCCTGGGTTCACTGGCTGTCTCAGTTATATGGCCAGCAGTTTGTGCAAGTTTATCCtggaggcacacagacacatcaACACCAGGATACCTGCCATACTATCAACAAACAGATGCTAGTCGCAGCTACAAACGTGCTAAATGTTGGG GCCCCGGGACTGATAGTGAACTGTGGAGTGCAATTActgttgtctctctctgtgaTGGTGCGGTCACCTGTTGCGCTTGAGATGAACCAAGTGCAGTCTCTCTATGTTCAGGCACCGTCTGTTTCTTCAGATGTTAAG GTCCGGCGGTTATTATTACGTGCTCTAGTGAACTTCCTCTTACTCCCGTGGCCGAGCTTTATTGTGGACCACAGATTAGAAACTAGAAAACATCATCTCACCACATTCATCAACTCATTTACTAGTGATGTCCGTAAGATAAGTGTCCAAACCCTAGCAGATGACAAGACGATGCAGGAGAGCA TGGCACCAAAGTTGTGTGATACACTGTCCATCATAAGGTACCAAGTAGAAGAGCTGAATAGCACTGACAAAGCGAGCCGTGAGCTGTACTACCACTGTATCCAAGACATAATCCATCAGGCCATACTCTTGTTCCCAGTGTATGTCCAGCATGCAA GTGTCTGCGAAGAAATCCTAGCgctgatggtagtggtgatgcaAGTTCTCCGTGTCCAGCTGGGACCTGCGCGTGTTGAAGCCACCATCCAGACCTTCCTTGACGTCTTCACCACTCGCCACCACCTTCAGCTGGCCATCTCGGCTGATAACCCTGCGGCTGTCAGGGTGTTAGAGAA ATTCCTGAAACTGCTTGAACTCATCGTCAGTGAACCCGGTCAGTCATTCAAGAGGTTCATTCCCAACACCATCACACTGTGCATGGACCACATCTACCCTGTTGTGTCCGAGCGCGCTTCGCCTGAAGTAAAGGGTCCATTGTTTGAGCTCCTCAGGTGCCTCTTAGAACATAACTGGAAGTATTTCTTCAG ACCATCTGTCCACATATCCCTTGGAGCTGGAAACTGGGACTCAATTGAAAACGAAGCTCAATTTATTCAGATTATGCAAGCCTTTGGCCAGTCATTCATGCAACCAGATATCACCATCTTCAAACAGAACTTAGAAGCTTTGGAAGCACTGAACTCAAAATACAAGCTGTATCACAAG GGTGTTTTCCGAAACTCCATGTTAGGCCAGTTTATCACTGTGCTGCTGCAGGTGCTGGTGCATCGATCTCAGGACCTACTCCAGGAGGAG ATAACTATCACAGTGTATAACATGGCCTCTGTAGATTTCAACACCTTTTTCTCGGCCTTTGTTGTCCACTTTCTTCAAAACATGGATGGGCTAGATAATGACCAAAGAACAACTCTCAAAGAGAACTTCAAAACTGATACA GATTTGCCAACATTTACCCAGAATGTCCAGCGATTTATCAATGACCTACGTTACTACCGAACCTGCAATGCTAGTCTACCTCCTGGCACAGTCAAGTTATAG